The nucleotide sequence CGGTAGCTCCTGTCCCACCCACTGCCACGGCATCGCCTCAATCCGCGTTGTCAATTCGGCCAGCTGGGCAGAGGAGAGCGTTGGTCCTAGCCGGGTTTTCCCCCCGACGGTCGACTTGATCAGCAGCGACGGCAGATTCGCCAGAAGGTGCGAACGTTCGGTGGCGATACCGCCCCAGTACATGGGGGCGCTCTGCAGCATCGGTTCTTCGCCGAGCAGGCGCTCTGCCAGCCCTGGCAGGAAGCGCATCAAGCCAGGGCTTTCCAGGATGCCGCTGCCCAGCGTGTTGACCACGGTCACGGCGCCGCGGTGTTGGGCCTCCACCAGACCCACCACACCGAGGCGGGAATCGGCACGAAGATCCAGTGGGTCGGCGTAGGACGCGTCGAGGCGGCGAAGCACCACGTCGACACGTTTCAGCGTCCCCAGCGAGCGCATCCACAGCTTGCCGTCGCGGACCACCAGATCCGCGCTCTCCACCAGCGGGAAACCCAGCAGCGTCGCCAAGTACGCCTGGTCAAACGCCGTCTCCGAGTAGATGCCCGGGCTGAGCACCACGACCACCGGGTCCTGGGCGACATCGGGAGCCGCATCGATCAGGGCCAGACGCAGCGCCTGCGCGAACGGTGTGGTCGGCCGGGGAGCGATGTTCTCGTAGAGGTCGGGGATGGCGTGGGCGACCACGCGTCGGTCGGCCAGCGCGTAGCCGGCTCCCGAAGGCGCCTGGGTCCAGTCGGCGTTGACCTGGTAGCTGCCGTCGGGTATCCGGCTGATGTCGCAGGCGTGTAGGAAAAGTTGATGGTGTCCAGGGACCTTGATGCCATTGGCGCCGCGCACATAGCCGGGATGGCCGAAGACGAGCTCGGATGGCAGCAGGCCCTCGGTGAGGAGCCGGCGTGGGCCATAAAGGTCCGCGAGCACCGCATCGAGCAGGCGGGACCGCTGCACGAGTCCGGCTTCGAGAAGCTCCCAGTCCTGCGCGGAGACCACCAGCGGTAGCGTGTCCAGACGCCACGGTCCGGGTTCGAGCCCGTGCAGACCGTGTTCCCCACGGGTGGAATCGACTCCGGTGTAGGTGATGCCGTCGTGGTCGATCAGGCTGTGCACCACCGAGCGCAGCCGGTCCAGGCCGGCTCGGCCGCGTTCAGCGACCGCGTCGGCCAGCTCGGTCCAGGCCGGCCGCACATTGCCGTCCGCGTCGACGAATTCGTCGTAACCGATGCCCGGGCTGTCGCGTACGTCGAACAGTGCTTCCTGAGCACGTGCAGTGCGGTACCCGGCCAGCAGGCGGTCGACGTCGTAGCGTTCGGCGGCGGCAACGGCCGCCGAACTACTCATGCCAAGTACCATCACGCGCCAATTCGATGCCGGTTTTGCAGGACCATTACTGTTGCACGGTACGCACGCGTCGCAGGTCGAGGATGCCAGGCGCGCCGATATCGGTGAACATCCGGGCCTGCTTTTCCCGGATATCGGACAAGTCGAGTTTGCCCGGAGTGAAGCCGGTTGCCTCGAAACGGCGGGCGCGGCGTGACTCCGCTGTGACAGCGTTGACGGGTGGCTCGTCGTAGGCGAGCCCGCCGGGATGGGTGACGTGATACGTGCACCCGCCGCGCGAGGTTCCGGCGGTCAGGTCGATGAGTTCGAACTGCAACGGACCGTCGGCCGAGATGGTCGGGTGCAGCGCGCTGGGCGGCTGCCAGGCCTTGAATCGCACCCCACCGACGTGCACATCAGGGTTGTCGGTGGCCAGCAGCGGCACCGGATAGCCGTTGCAGGTGACCACGTAGCGGTGGCGGTCGGCGCCGATCACGCGGATCTGGAGGCGCTCGACCGATGAGTCGACGTAACGGGCAGTGCCGCTGGCGGTGGACTCCTCGCCAAGGGTGTTCCAGGGCTCGATTGCCCCGCGCAGCTCGATCTCCACACCGTCGAAGACGGCGGTGCCAATGCGCGGGAAGCGGAATTCGGTGAATGGGTCCAGCCAGCTGGTCTCGAACGCGATGCCGTTCGCGCGCAAGTCGGCGGCCACGTCGGCGATGTCGTGAATCAAAAAGTGCGGCAACAGATATCGCCCATGCAGGTTAGCGCCGTGGCGGATCAGCGGAGCGCGCAGTGGTTGCTCCCAGAACCACGCCACCAGCGAACGCACCAGCAACGACTGCACCATCGCCATGCGCAGATGCGGCGGCATCTCGAAACCTCGCAGCTCCAGCAGCCCAAGCCTGCCGCGGGTGCCTTCGGGACTGTAGAGCTTGTCGATGCAGAACTCGGCGCGGTGGGTGTTGCCGGTGATGTCGGTCAGCAGATGGCGCAGCGCCCGGTCGGTCACCCAGGGTTTGGCCGCACCGCCGGCCGACAGCCGAGCGATTTCGGCGAATGCAATCTCCAGCTCGTACAGCGCTTCGGCGCGGCCCTCGTCGACTCGCGGCGCCTGGGAGGTGGTGCCGACAAAGCGCCCGGCGAACACGTAGGACAGCGACGGGTGCCGCTGCCAGTAGGTCAGCAGGGACACGAGCAAATCCGGGCGGCGCAGCAGTGGCGAGTCCTTGGGTGTGACGCCGCCCAGGGTGATGTGATTGCCGCCACCGGTGCCGCCGTGAGATCCGTCCACATCGAACGACTCGGTGGAGAGCCGGGCGAGCCGGGCCTCTTCATACAGCGTTTCCAGTTGCTGGCGCTGTTCTTCGAAGCTGGCGGTCGGTGCGACGTTGACCTCGATGACTCCCGGGTCGGGGGTGATCGTCGTCGATTCCAGCCGCGGGTCCGGTGGTGGGCCGTAGCCCTCGAGCACCAGCGGGCAGTTGGCCTTCGCCGCCGCGGCCTCGATGCGGGTGACGAGGTCTACGAAGTCTTCAAGCGCTTCGGTGGGCGGGATGAAGATGTACAACAGCCCGTCGCGAACTTCGGCGACGATGGCGGTCGGCGGCGCGTTTTCCGAGTCGTCGAGCACCGCATCCACGGCCTCGGCGGTGGCGGGTTCCGGCAGTGCGTACCCCACCGTCACCGGGTCGACGTCAAAGGATGTCCGCGGCGGTTGCCAGCTGATCGAGTTCAGGGGCAGTCGCAGCCCGGCCGGTGAATCCCCTTCGATCAAGACCAGCCGGCCGCGGCGCAGCCGCCAGTCTGCGCTGGCCCAGCCCGAACCGTCCTCGCGGCGGTGCAGGGGGAGCACGTGGGCGGCCGCGGATGTGACTGAGGCGTCGAGGCGGGCCAATAGCTCGGCACGGCCGGCGGGGGTGTCGGAGTCGGTTTCGGGGTCGAGGTCGTCAATCGGATCGACGGGGTCGCCGGACGGCAGTCGCACCGTGGCCGCCAGCCGCGCCAGCGGGTCCTCGTAGGCCGGGCGTACCTGCGACAGGGGCAGTCCCATTCCCTCGGCGAATGCGCTGAGCACCTGGTAGGCGGCGTCGGAATCGACCGGAGTCGGCGGGTCCAGCCAGGGATCGGCCAGCAGCGTGGGGTCCGTCCACAGGGGGCGTCCATCCGTGCGCCGATACAGTGCAATCTGCCAGCGTGGCAATGGCTCTCCGGGATACCACCGGCCCTGGCTGCGTTGGACCAGCCCCTCAGGAGCCCAGCGGGCCTTGAGGCGAGCGGCCAGATCGGATGCCCGCGATCGCTTGTGCGGACCGTCGGCCGCGGTGCGCCACTCCTTGTCGGTCTGGTTGTCCACCGACACGAACGTGGGCTCGCCGCCCATGGTCAGCCGGACGTCACCGGCGGCCAGGCGTTCGTCCACACGGCGGCC is from Mycobacterium marinum and encodes:
- a CDS encoding circularly permuted type 2 ATP-grasp protein, yielding MSSSAAVAAAERYDVDRLLAGYRTARAQEALFDVRDSPGIGYDEFVDADGNVRPAWTELADAVAERGRAGLDRLRSVVHSLIDHDGITYTGVDSTRGEHGLHGLEPGPWRLDTLPLVVSAQDWELLEAGLVQRSRLLDAVLADLYGPRRLLTEGLLPSELVFGHPGYVRGANGIKVPGHHQLFLHACDISRIPDGSYQVNADWTQAPSGAGYALADRRVVAHAIPDLYENIAPRPTTPFAQALRLALIDAAPDVAQDPVVVVLSPGIYSETAFDQAYLATLLGFPLVESADLVVRDGKLWMRSLGTLKRVDVVLRRLDASYADPLDLRADSRLGVVGLVEAQHRGAVTVVNTLGSGILESPGLMRFLPGLAERLLGEEPMLQSAPMYWGGIATERSHLLANLPSLLIKSTVGGKTRLGPTLSSAQLAELTTRIEAMPWQWVGQELPTFSSAPTDHAGVLSSAGVGMRLFTVAQRGGYAPMIGGLGYVLAPGPAAYTLRSVAAKDIWVRPTERAIVETVAAPVSGPETRPVAEPSVLQPIKTGAGTLGVSSPRVLSDLFWMGRYGERAENMARLLMVARERYHLFRHHQDTEESECVPVLMATLGHITGTDTGAANDHAEMIAVAPSMLWSMTVDLERPGSLVQSVEGLALAARAVRDQLSNDTWMVLADVERAVTLRSDPPQSLAEADALLAEAQAQTLSGMLTLSGVSSESMVRDVGWTMMDIGKRIERGLWLTALLADTLTTVRGVVAEQTIIESTLEVCESSVIYRRRTVGKFSVTAVNELMLFDAHNPRSLVYQLERLRANLHDLPGTSGSSRPERMVDEISARLRRSHPGELEEITDGRRTELAELLTGIHVSLRELADVITDTQLALPGGMQPLWGPEERRTMPA
- a CDS encoding DUF2126 domain-containing protein — translated: MSIKVALEHRTSYTFDKLVQVYPHVVRLRPAPHSRTPIEAYSLRVEPTEHFVNWQQDALGNFMARLVFPKPMRHLTITVGLIADLKVINPFDFFIEEWAEIWPTEGLTYPKALAEDLKPYLRPVDESGEESGPGDLVRAWVANFSVPEGTRTIDFLVAINHAVNADVGYSVRMEPGVQTPDFTLRTGIGSCRDSAWLLVSILRQFGLAARFVSGYLVQLASDIEALDGPSGPAADFTDLHAWTEVYIPGAGWIGLDPTSGLFAGEGHIPLAATPHPASAAPISGGTGVCNTVLEFSNTVTRVHEDPRVTLPYTDEAWQTICDVGRRVDERLAAGDVRLTMGGEPTFVSVDNQTDKEWRTAADGPHKRSRASDLAARLKARWAPEGLVQRSQGRWYPGEPLPRWQIALYRRTDGRPLWTDPTLLADPWLDPPTPVDSDAAYQVLSAFAEGMGLPLSQVRPAYEDPLARLAATVRLPSGDPVDPIDDLDPETDSDTPAGRAELLARLDASVTSAAAHVLPLHRREDGSGWASADWRLRRGRLVLIEGDSPAGLRLPLNSISWQPPRTSFDVDPVTVGYALPEPATAEAVDAVLDDSENAPPTAIVAEVRDGLLYIFIPPTEALEDFVDLVTRIEAAAAKANCPLVLEGYGPPPDPRLESTTITPDPGVIEVNVAPTASFEEQRQQLETLYEEARLARLSTESFDVDGSHGGTGGGNHITLGGVTPKDSPLLRRPDLLVSLLTYWQRHPSLSYVFAGRFVGTTSQAPRVDEGRAEALYELEIAFAEIARLSAGGAAKPWVTDRALRHLLTDITGNTHRAEFCIDKLYSPEGTRGRLGLLELRGFEMPPHLRMAMVQSLLVRSLVAWFWEQPLRAPLIRHGANLHGRYLLPHFLIHDIADVAADLRANGIAFETSWLDPFTEFRFPRIGTAVFDGVEIELRGAIEPWNTLGEESTASGTARYVDSSVERLQIRVIGADRHRYVVTCNGYPVPLLATDNPDVHVGGVRFKAWQPPSALHPTISADGPLQFELIDLTAGTSRGGCTYHVTHPGGLAYDEPPVNAVTAESRRARRFEATGFTPGKLDLSDIREKQARMFTDIGAPGILDLRRVRTVQQ